A genomic segment from Bradyrhizobium diazoefficiens USDA 110 encodes:
- the chvE gene encoding multiple monosaccharide ABC transporter substrate-binding protein, which translates to MLKLKTTFLALALAGAATMAAGVTASAQDKATVGIAMPTKSSARWIDDGNNMVKVLKERGYNTDLQYAEDDIPNQLSQVENMVTKGAKALVIAAIDGTTLSDVLKQAKAKGITVIAYDRLIRGTPNVDYYATFDNFQVGVLQAESLVQGLGLKDGKGPFNIELFGGSPDDNNAYFFYNGAMSVLKPYIDSGKLVVVSGQMGMDKVATLRWDGATAQARMDNLLSAYYGNKKVNAVLSPYDGLSIGIISSLKGVGYGSADQPMPVISGQDAEVPSIKAMLRGDQYSTIFKDTRDLAKVTADMVDAALAGKQVTVNDTNTYENGVKKVPSYLLKPVVVYKDNWEKVLVDSGYYKKSQFQ; encoded by the coding sequence ATGCTGAAACTGAAGACGACATTCCTCGCGCTGGCGCTGGCCGGCGCTGCGACGATGGCCGCGGGCGTCACCGCCTCCGCGCAGGACAAGGCGACCGTCGGCATCGCCATGCCGACCAAATCGTCGGCGCGCTGGATCGACGACGGCAACAACATGGTCAAGGTGCTGAAGGAGCGCGGCTACAACACCGACCTGCAATATGCCGAGGACGACATCCCGAACCAGCTCTCGCAGGTCGAGAACATGGTGACCAAGGGCGCGAAGGCGCTGGTGATCGCCGCGATCGACGGCACCACGCTGTCCGACGTGCTCAAGCAGGCGAAAGCAAAAGGCATCACGGTGATTGCCTATGACCGCCTGATCCGCGGCACGCCGAACGTCGACTATTACGCGACCTTCGACAATTTCCAGGTCGGCGTGCTCCAGGCGGAGTCGCTCGTGCAGGGTCTCGGCCTGAAGGACGGCAAGGGTCCGTTCAACATCGAGCTGTTCGGCGGCTCGCCCGACGACAACAACGCCTACTTCTTCTACAACGGCGCCATGAGCGTGCTGAAGCCCTACATCGACAGCGGCAAGCTCGTCGTCGTGTCCGGCCAGATGGGCATGGACAAGGTCGCGACCCTGCGCTGGGACGGCGCCACCGCGCAGGCCCGCATGGACAACCTGCTCAGCGCCTACTACGGCAACAAGAAGGTCAACGCCGTGCTGTCGCCCTATGACGGCCTCTCGATCGGCATCATCTCCTCGCTGAAGGGCGTGGGCTATGGCAGCGCCGACCAGCCGATGCCCGTCATCTCGGGCCAGGACGCCGAGGTGCCCTCGATCAAGGCGATGCTGCGCGGCGATCAGTATTCGACCATCTTCAAGGACACCCGCGATCTCGCCAAGGTGACCGCCGACATGGTCGACGCCGCGCTCGCCGGCAAGCAGGTCACGGTCAACGACACCAACACCTATGAGAACGGCGTCAAGAAGGTTCCGTCCTATCTGCTCAAGCCGGTCGTGGTCTACAAGGACAATTGGGAGAAGGTTCTGGTGGACAGCGGCTACTACAAGAAGTCGCAGTTCCAGTAA
- the mmsA gene encoding multiple monosaccharide ABC transporter ATP-binding protein, with amino-acid sequence MTAMLEMRNVSKSFAGVQALRDVNFSVHAGQIHALVGENGAGKSTLMKVLSGVYPHGSYEGTIIFEGEERRFRDINDSEALGIIIIHQELALIPLMSIAENIFLSHPPSKFGVIDRDEVYRRTRELLAQVGLRESPDTLITDLGVGKQQLVEIAKALSKRVRMLILDEPTASLNEADSAALLERLMAFREQGIGSILISHKLNEVAKVADHITVLRDGRTVDSIDCRAEPIQEDRIIRSMVNRDLAHRFPERSVKIGEPVLAIENWSVYHPIHPERQVIKNVNFGVKRGEVVGIAGLMGAGRTEFAMSLFGRSWGTNISGSIRLEGREIVLPSVAAAIDAGLAYVTEDRKQLGLILADDVRKNITLASLDQVAPGRVIDDIAELKVASDYRNRMRIRCSDVYQETGQLSGGNQQKVVLSKWLMTDPKVLILDEPTRGIDVGAKYEIYCIINELAEAGRGVVVISSEMPELLGICDRICVMNDGAFVGEFSGTEATQEKIMRAIMRNQRSNGNGVPEAAEMGGLQP; translated from the coding sequence ATGACCGCCATGCTGGAGATGCGCAACGTCAGCAAGAGCTTTGCCGGCGTCCAGGCGCTGCGCGACGTCAACTTCTCGGTTCACGCCGGGCAGATCCACGCGCTTGTCGGCGAGAACGGCGCAGGCAAGTCCACGCTGATGAAGGTGCTCAGCGGCGTCTATCCGCACGGCAGCTACGAGGGCACCATCATCTTCGAGGGCGAGGAGCGCCGCTTCCGCGACATCAACGATTCCGAGGCGCTCGGCATCATCATCATCCACCAGGAGCTGGCGTTGATCCCGTTGATGTCGATCGCCGAAAACATCTTCCTGTCGCATCCGCCGTCGAAATTCGGCGTGATCGACCGCGACGAGGTGTACCGGCGCACGCGCGAGCTGCTGGCGCAGGTCGGCCTGAGGGAATCGCCGGATACGCTGATCACCGACCTCGGCGTCGGCAAGCAGCAGCTGGTCGAGATCGCCAAGGCGCTGTCCAAGCGGGTGCGGATGCTGATCCTGGACGAGCCGACCGCGAGCCTCAACGAAGCCGATAGTGCCGCATTGCTCGAACGCCTGATGGCGTTCCGCGAGCAGGGCATCGGCTCGATCCTGATCTCGCACAAGCTCAACGAGGTGGCCAAGGTCGCCGACCACATCACCGTGCTGCGCGACGGCCGCACCGTCGACAGCATCGACTGCCGTGCCGAGCCGATCCAGGAAGACCGCATCATCCGCAGCATGGTCAACCGCGATCTCGCCCATCGCTTCCCCGAGCGCAGCGTGAAGATCGGCGAGCCCGTGCTCGCCATCGAGAACTGGTCGGTCTATCACCCCATTCATCCCGAGCGGCAGGTCATCAAGAACGTCAATTTCGGCGTCAAGCGCGGCGAGGTCGTCGGCATCGCCGGGCTGATGGGCGCCGGCCGCACCGAATTCGCCATGAGCCTGTTCGGCCGCTCCTGGGGCACCAATATCAGCGGCTCGATCCGGCTCGAAGGCAGGGAGATCGTGCTGCCGAGCGTCGCCGCCGCGATCGACGCCGGCCTTGCCTATGTCACCGAGGACCGCAAGCAGCTCGGGCTGATCCTCGCCGACGACGTCCGCAAGAACATCACGCTCGCCAGCCTCGACCAGGTCGCGCCGGGGAGGGTGATCGACGACATCGCCGAGCTGAAGGTTGCCAGCGACTACAGGAACCGCATGCGCATCCGCTGCTCGGACGTCTACCAGGAGACCGGCCAGCTCTCCGGCGGCAACCAGCAGAAGGTGGTGCTGTCGAAATGGCTGATGACCGACCCCAAGGTGCTGATCCTGGACGAGCCGACAAGGGGCATCGACGTCGGTGCCAAATACGAGATTTACTGTATCATCAACGAGCTTGCGGAGGCCGGCCGCGGCGTCGTGGTCATCTCCTCGGAGATGCCCGAGCTGCTCGGCATCTGCGACCGCATCTGCGTGATGAACGACGGCGCTTTCGTCGGCGAGTTCTCCGGCACGGAAGCGACGCAGGAGAAGATCATGCGCGCCATCATGCGCAACCAGAGAAGCAACGGAAACGGCGTGCCTGAGGCCGCGGAGATGGGAGGATTGCAGCCATGA
- the mmsB gene encoding multiple monosaccharide ABC transporter permease — protein MTDKTVSLPEERRHGSFIKNNLRNYGMLMSLIAIMLFFQVMTGGTLLQPLNLTNLVLQNSYIVIMALGMLLVIVTGHIDLSVGSVAGFVGAVAAVLMVTYKVDYTLAFIACLLLGAAIGAAQGYWVAYFKIPSFIVTLAGMLVFKGLALAVLQGQSLGPFPATFQKLSSGFIPEILPEAGTLHPTSMLIGAVLALGLVYVSAKGRSREQSHGIEVEPYAFFLGKSILLACAVLYFTYLIASHRGLPNVLVIMGALIALYGFVTRRTVIGRQIYAVGGNAKAASLSGIKTERLTFLTFVNMGVLAALAGLVFAARLNTATPKAGLGFELDVIAACFIGGASAYGGVGRVGGAVVGAMIMGVMNNGMSILGIGIDYQQVIKGLVLLGAVCIDVYNQRR, from the coding sequence ATGACCGACAAGACGGTTTCGCTGCCCGAGGAGCGCCGGCACGGCAGCTTCATCAAGAATAATTTGCGCAATTACGGCATGCTGATGTCGCTGATCGCGATCATGCTGTTCTTCCAGGTCATGACCGGCGGCACGCTGCTCCAGCCGCTCAATTTGACCAACCTGGTGCTCCAGAACAGCTACATCGTCATCATGGCGCTCGGCATGCTGCTGGTGATCGTCACCGGCCATATCGACCTCTCGGTCGGTTCGGTCGCGGGCTTCGTCGGCGCGGTGGCCGCCGTGCTGATGGTGACCTACAAGGTCGACTACACGCTGGCCTTCATCGCCTGCCTGCTGCTGGGCGCCGCGATCGGCGCGGCGCAGGGCTATTGGGTGGCCTATTTCAAGATCCCGTCCTTCATCGTGACGCTGGCCGGCATGCTCGTGTTCAAGGGTCTTGCGCTTGCGGTGTTGCAGGGCCAGTCGCTCGGGCCGTTCCCGGCGACCTTCCAGAAACTGTCCTCGGGCTTCATTCCGGAGATCCTGCCCGAGGCCGGCACGCTGCATCCGACCTCCATGCTGATCGGCGCCGTGCTCGCGCTCGGCCTCGTTTATGTCAGCGCCAAGGGCCGGTCGCGCGAGCAGTCGCACGGCATCGAGGTCGAGCCTTATGCCTTCTTCCTCGGCAAGAGCATTTTGCTGGCCTGCGCCGTGCTCTACTTCACCTATCTGATCGCCTCGCATCGCGGCCTGCCCAACGTGCTGGTGATCATGGGCGCGCTGATCGCGCTCTACGGCTTCGTCACCCGTCGCACCGTGATCGGGCGGCAGATCTACGCGGTCGGTGGCAATGCCAAGGCGGCAAGCCTGTCGGGCATCAAGACCGAGCGGCTGACCTTCCTCACCTTCGTCAACATGGGCGTGCTGGCCGCGCTCGCCGGCCTCGTCTTCGCCGCGCGTCTCAACACCGCGACGCCGAAGGCGGGCCTGGGCTTCGAGCTCGACGTCATCGCCGCCTGCTTCATCGGCGGCGCCTCGGCCTATGGCGGCGTGGGCCGCGTCGGCGGCGCCGTGGTCGGCGCCATGATCATGGGCGTGATGAACAACGGCATGTCCATCCTCGGCATCGGCATCGACTATCAGCAGGTCATCAAGGGCCTGGTGCTGCTGGGAGCGGTGTGCATCGACGTGTATAATCAGCGGCGGTGA
- a CDS encoding cytochrome c oxidase subunit 3 family protein, with amino-acid sequence MSATDCEQQGTGWGILEDLPGDPMIWVLIFSELAAFGLFLGAFIVARAIHPAMFAAGQATLDAHLAGLNTIVLVTSGWAAARGTAAARARRKQAARGWLFGAMALGGVFIAIKLLEYAGEIAQGNGLETSPFFTLYFLLTGFHLLHVGLGIVILAVVSRRAEVIGVETGAAFWHMVDLLWIVMFPILYLVR; translated from the coding sequence ATGTCGGCAACCGATTGCGAACAACAGGGAACCGGCTGGGGCATCCTCGAGGATCTCCCCGGCGATCCCATGATCTGGGTGCTGATCTTCAGCGAGCTGGCCGCGTTCGGCCTGTTCCTCGGTGCCTTCATCGTCGCCCGCGCCATTCATCCCGCGATGTTCGCGGCCGGACAGGCCACGCTCGATGCGCATCTCGCCGGGCTCAACACAATCGTCCTGGTGACCAGCGGCTGGGCCGCCGCCCGCGGCACGGCCGCCGCACGGGCTCGCCGCAAGCAGGCCGCGCGCGGCTGGCTGTTCGGTGCCATGGCCCTCGGCGGCGTCTTCATCGCGATCAAGCTGCTCGAATATGCCGGCGAGATCGCGCAGGGAAACGGGCTGGAGACCAGCCCGTTCTTCACGCTGTACTTCCTTCTCACCGGCTTTCATCTTCTGCATGTCGGCCTCGGCATCGTGATCCTGGCCGTGGTTTCCCGGAGGGCGGAGGTGATCGGCGTCGAGACGGGGGCCGCCTTCTGGCACATGGTCGACCTGCTCTGGATCGTCATGTTTCCGATCCTGTATCTGGTGCGCTGA
- a CDS encoding cytochrome C oxidase subunit IV family protein gives MPDRLDLTWIVLVGLALATVLVPSLVTRPLLGNALLLTFAALKGRRIVLDFLDLRAAPALWRGLVSAWVVIVVLFAWSVSAVVALI, from the coding sequence ATGCCGGATCGTCTCGACCTCACATGGATCGTGCTGGTCGGCCTCGCGCTCGCGACCGTCCTGGTGCCATCCCTTGTGACGCGTCCGCTGCTCGGCAACGCCCTGCTGCTGACCTTCGCCGCACTCAAGGGCCGCCGGATCGTGCTCGATTTCCTCGATCTCCGCGCCGCGCCGGCGCTCTGGCGCGGCCTCGTGAGCGCCTGGGTCGTCATCGTCGTGCTGTTTGCCTGGTCCGTGTCGGCCGTCGTCGCCCTGATCTGA
- a CDS encoding c-type cytochrome, translating to MAERLTKSAARNVFYGGSAFFFAIFIGLTAHSHYYMATTSTDASTLTSSVARGKHVWEKNSCINCHTLLGEGAYFAPEVGNVWDRWGGKEDPASARETLKAWMQSQPSGAEGRRQMPQFNLTDQELNDLADFLQWVSTIKRQDWPPNKAG from the coding sequence ATGGCTGAACGCCTGACCAAGTCGGCCGCTCGAAACGTCTTCTACGGCGGCTCGGCTTTTTTCTTCGCCATCTTCATAGGGCTGACGGCGCACAGCCATTACTACATGGCCACGACCTCGACCGACGCGTCGACGCTGACGTCGTCGGTCGCCCGCGGCAAGCATGTCTGGGAGAAGAACTCCTGCATCAACTGCCACACCTTGCTCGGTGAGGGCGCCTATTTCGCGCCCGAGGTCGGCAACGTCTGGGATCGCTGGGGCGGCAAGGAAGATCCGGCAAGCGCGCGCGAAACGCTGAAGGCCTGGATGCAGTCGCAGCCGTCGGGCGCCGAGGGCCGGCGGCAGATGCCGCAGTTCAACCTGACCGACCAGGAGCTCAACGATCTTGCCGACTTCCTGCAATGGGTGAGCACGATCAAGCGCCAGGACTGGCCGCCGAATAAGGCCGGTTGA
- a CDS encoding cbb3-type cytochrome c oxidase subunit I: protein MKYQTQKVAMLYFYGALTLFLAQVLFGLLAGTIYVLPNTLSTLLPFNIVRMIHTNALIVWSLIGFMGATYFLLPEETETELYSPLLAKIQFWMFFGAAGVAVVGYLFHYHEGREFLEQPFIIKVGIVVVCLMFLFNVTMTALKGRKTTVTNILLFGLWGVAIFFLFAFYNPANLAVDKMYWWYVVHLWVEGVWELIMASVLAYLMIKLNGIDREVVEKWLYVIIGLALFSGILGTGHHFYWIGAPGYWQWIGSLFSTLEVAPFFTMVIFTVQMTWKAGRKHPNRAALLWSVGCSVMAFLGAGVWGFLHTLSSVNYYTHGTQVTAAHGHLAFFGAYVMLNLSVMAYAIPQLKGRAPYNQWLSMTSFWIMCTAMMTMTFALTFAGVVQVHLQRVLGQSYMDVQDQLAMFYWVRLGSGVFVAISALMFVWAVLVPGREKQATVSAALQPAE, encoded by the coding sequence ATGAAATATCAGACCCAGAAAGTCGCGATGCTGTATTTCTACGGCGCGCTGACGCTGTTCCTGGCCCAGGTCCTGTTCGGCCTGCTCGCCGGAACCATCTACGTCCTGCCCAACACCCTGTCGACCCTCCTGCCGTTCAACATCGTCAGGATGATCCACACCAACGCGCTGATCGTATGGTCGCTGATCGGCTTCATGGGTGCGACCTACTTCCTGCTCCCGGAAGAGACCGAGACCGAGCTGTACAGCCCGCTGCTCGCCAAGATCCAGTTCTGGATGTTCTTCGGCGCGGCCGGCGTCGCCGTGGTCGGCTATCTCTTCCACTACCACGAGGGCCGCGAATTCCTCGAGCAACCCTTCATCATCAAGGTCGGCATCGTCGTGGTCTGCCTGATGTTCCTGTTCAACGTGACCATGACGGCGCTCAAGGGCCGCAAGACCACGGTGACCAACATCCTGCTGTTCGGCCTGTGGGGCGTTGCGATCTTCTTCCTGTTCGCGTTCTACAATCCGGCGAACCTCGCCGTCGACAAGATGTACTGGTGGTACGTCGTCCACCTCTGGGTCGAGGGCGTCTGGGAGCTGATCATGGCCTCCGTGCTCGCCTACCTGATGATCAAGCTCAACGGCATCGACCGCGAGGTGGTCGAGAAGTGGCTCTACGTCATCATCGGCCTTGCCCTGTTCTCGGGCATCCTCGGCACCGGCCATCACTTCTACTGGATCGGCGCGCCCGGCTACTGGCAGTGGATCGGCTCGCTGTTCTCGACGCTCGAGGTCGCGCCGTTCTTCACCATGGTGATCTTCACCGTGCAGATGACCTGGAAGGCCGGCCGCAAGCATCCGAACCGCGCCGCGCTGCTGTGGTCGGTCGGCTGCTCGGTGATGGCGTTCCTCGGCGCCGGCGTCTGGGGCTTCCTGCACACGCTGTCCTCGGTGAACTACTACACCCACGGCACCCAGGTCACCGCCGCGCACGGCCATCTCGCCTTCTTCGGCGCCTATGTGATGCTGAACCTGTCGGTGATGGCCTATGCGATCCCGCAGCTGAAGGGACGCGCGCCCTACAACCAGTGGCTCAGCATGACGAGCTTCTGGATCATGTGCACGGCCATGATGACCATGACCTTTGCGCTGACCTTCGCCGGCGTGGTCCAGGTCCATCTCCAGCGCGTGCTCGGCCAGAGCTACATGGACGTGCAGGACCAGCTCGCTATGTTCTACTGGGTCCGGCTCGGTTCCGGCGTGTTCGTCGCGATCTCCGCGCTGATGTTCGTCTGGGCGGTGCTGGTGCCGGGCCGCGAGAAGCAGGCGACCGTGTCCGCCGCGCTGCAGCCGGCTGAGTAA